In a genomic window of Brassica rapa cultivar Chiifu-401-42 chromosome A10, CAAS_Brap_v3.01, whole genome shotgun sequence:
- the LOC103844913 gene encoding calcium/calmodulin-regulated receptor-like kinase 1: MEGGESFGLIVGISLGLVIGVVLALSALCCFMFHRKRSQIANSASRRTATLPIRDNGADSCTILSDSTLAPDSPVKSSTNARSLWLDGFSKKTNVVSASGILEYSYRDLQKATCNFTTLIGQGAFGPVYKAQMSTGETVAVKVLATDSKQGEKEFQTEVMLLGRLHHRNLVNLVGYCAEKGQHMLIYVYMSKGSLASHLYSEKHKPLSWDLRIYIALDVARGLEYLHDGAVPPVIHRDIKSSNILLDQSMRARVADFGLSREEMVNKHAANVRGTFGYLDPEYISTRTFTKKSDVYGFGVLLFELIAARNPQQGLMEYVELAAMNAEEKVGWEEIVDSRLDGRFDLQEVNEVAALAYKCISRAPRKRPNMRDVVQVLARVVKVRHSRKRQKMSPSPSPCLPTVESSGEQTGNRSVRSENYRRDNSMESSIVEE; encoded by the exons atggaAGGAGGAGAGTCCTTTGGTTTGATCGTTGGGATCTCACTTGGTTTAGTGATTGGTGTGGTCTTAGCTCTTTCGGCGCTGTGCTGCTTTATGTTCCATAGGAAGAGGTCCCAGATTGCCAACAGTGCCTCCAGAAGAACCGCTACGCTTCCCATCAGAGACAACGGTGCTGATTCTTGCACCATTTTGTCTGATTCCACTCTTGCCCCTGACTCGCCTGTTAAATCCTCCACCAATGCGAGGTCTCTTTGGCTTGATGGGTTTAGTAAGAAGACCAATGTGGTCTCTGCCTCTGGCATTTTGGAATATTCTTACAG GGATTTGCAGAAAGCAACGTGTAATTTCACGACTTTGATAGGCCAAGGCGCATTTGGCCCCGTGTACAAAGCTCAAATGTCTACCGGTGAGACTGTTGCTGTCAAAGTTCTTGCCACTGATTCTAAACAGGGCGAGAAAGAGTTTCAGAcagag GTTATGTTATTGGGAAGGTTGCATCACCGTAACCTTGTCAACTTGGTCGGCTATTGCGCAGAGAAAGGCCAACACATGCTTATATATGTCTACATGAGTAAAGGAAGCTTAGCTTCTCACTTGTACA GCGAAAAACATAAACCGCTGAGCTGGGATTTGAGAATATATATTGCTTTAGACGTGGCACGTGGTCTAGAGTATCTCCATGACGGG GCTGTTCCTCCTGTAATCCACAGAGATATCAAATCTTCCAACATTTTGTTAGATCAATCCATGCGAGCTCGG GTTGCTGACTTTGGCCTGTCTAGAGAAGAAATGGTAAACAAACATGCTGCTAACGTCAGAGGAACGTTTGGTTACCTCGATCCAGAGTACATCTCCACAAGAACATTCACCAAGAAAAGCGACGTTTATGGTTTCGGGGTTTTGCTTTTCGAGCTTATAGCTGCAAGAAATCCTCAACAAGGTCTAATGGAATATGTTGAGCTG GCGGCGATGAATGCAGAGGAGAAAGTTGGGTGGGAAGAGATTGTGGATTCGAGATTAGATGGGAGGTTTGATTTACAAGAAGTGAATGAAGTGGCAGCTCTGGCATATAAATGCATCTCTCGTGCACCGAGGAAACGTCCCAACATGAGGGATGTTGTTCAGGTTTTGGCACGTGTTGTCAAGGTGAGACATTCCAGAAAACGTCAGAAGATGTCTCCCTCGCCTTCTCCGTGTCTTCCTACGGTGGAGTCAAGTGGTGAGCAGACCGGAAATAGATCGGTACGGTCGGAAAATTATAGGAGAGATAATTCCATGGAGAGTAGTATAGTTGAAGAGTAG
- the LOC103844915 gene encoding 50S ribosomal protein L24, chloroplastic isoform X2, with the protein MATMSALQSSFTSLSISSNSSFLGQRLLSPIPLSVASPVKLAENHPCLVFAKLKRWERKKCKPNSLPILHKMHVKFGDTVKVISGRDKGKIGEVTKIFTHNSTIVIKDVNLKTKHMKSREEGEPGQILKIEAPIHSSNVMLYSKEKEVVSRVGHKVLEDGQKVRYLIKTGELIDTIEKWKQLKEAKDKETTQVAAASAS; encoded by the exons ATGGCGACCATGTCTGCTCTTCAGAGCTCCTTTACATCTCTTTCTATATCCTCAAATTCCTCCTTCCTCGGCCAGCGTCTCCTTTCCCCGATTCCCCTCTCCGTCGCTTCTCCG GTCAAACTCGCTGAGAACCACCCATGTCTTGTCTTTGCAAAG ctAAAGCGTTGGGAAAGGAAGAAATGCAAACCAAACAGTCTTCCCATTCTGCACAAGATGCACGTCAAATTTGGAGATACGGTCAAAGTGATTTCTGGACGAGACAAGggtaagattggagaagttaCTAAGATCTTTACCCACAACAGCACCATCGTCATCAAAGATGTTAACCTCAAGACCAAGCACATGAAGAGCCGTGAAGAGGGTGAGCCTGGCCAAATTCTCAAG ATTGAAGCACCGATCCACAGCTCAAATGTGATGCTGTATTCGAAAGAAAAGGAGGTGGTAAGCCGGGTGGGTCACAAGGTCCTTGAAGATGGACAGAAGGTAAGATATCTTATCAAAACTGGGGAACTTATCGACACCATTGAGAAGTGGAAGCAACTTAAGGAAGCTAAGGATAAAGAAACCACTCAAGTTGCAGCTGCCTCCGCATCTTAA
- the LOC103844915 gene encoding 50S ribosomal protein L24, chloroplastic isoform X1 — MATMSALQSSFTSLSISSNSSFLGQRLLSPIPLSVASPCLQVKLAENHPCLVFAKLKRWERKKCKPNSLPILHKMHVKFGDTVKVISGRDKGKIGEVTKIFTHNSTIVIKDVNLKTKHMKSREEGEPGQILKIEAPIHSSNVMLYSKEKEVVSRVGHKVLEDGQKVRYLIKTGELIDTIEKWKQLKEAKDKETTQVAAASAS, encoded by the exons ATGGCGACCATGTCTGCTCTTCAGAGCTCCTTTACATCTCTTTCTATATCCTCAAATTCCTCCTTCCTCGGCCAGCGTCTCCTTTCCCCGATTCCCCTCTCCGTCGCTTCTCCG TGTC TGCAGGTCAAACTCGCTGAGAACCACCCATGTCTTGTCTTTGCAAAG ctAAAGCGTTGGGAAAGGAAGAAATGCAAACCAAACAGTCTTCCCATTCTGCACAAGATGCACGTCAAATTTGGAGATACGGTCAAAGTGATTTCTGGACGAGACAAGggtaagattggagaagttaCTAAGATCTTTACCCACAACAGCACCATCGTCATCAAAGATGTTAACCTCAAGACCAAGCACATGAAGAGCCGTGAAGAGGGTGAGCCTGGCCAAATTCTCAAG ATTGAAGCACCGATCCACAGCTCAAATGTGATGCTGTATTCGAAAGAAAAGGAGGTGGTAAGCCGGGTGGGTCACAAGGTCCTTGAAGATGGACAGAAGGTAAGATATCTTATCAAAACTGGGGAACTTATCGACACCATTGAGAAGTGGAAGCAACTTAAGGAAGCTAAGGATAAAGAAACCACTCAAGTTGCAGCTGCCTCCGCATCTTAA